From the genome of Panthera uncia isolate 11264 chromosome B3 unlocalized genomic scaffold, Puncia_PCG_1.0 HiC_scaffold_2, whole genome shotgun sequence:
GGGGGCATGGGCGACAGGACGCTGTGGGAGAAGGGAGGCGCCAGGCTGCCGGAGATGGAGAAGCAGAGCGTCAGACTGACCCCCCGCACCCCAGGAGAAGCACTACTCTCGCTACCCCTCGCCCGCCTCTAGCTCTGCTGCCCAAGGGACCAGCCTGACCTGGCTCCCCGGGAGGGAGGTCCAGAATTTACCTCACTGCCCAGGGTTCGCCGTTCCAACAGCAGGCGGAAATGGTTGCAGGTTCTTTTGTTGTCCTTGAGCCCTTGGCCCAGACCCCGGTTGTCGTCCTGCATCAGCCGACGGTCCAGGATCACCTCCAGCTGGCCTGGGGAAGTTCACCGTGAGCCCCAAGCAGATACTGGGCTTTGGAAGAATCCCAACCACAGGCCCCGAGGGAAAAGCCCGGGGAGCTACAGCCTCAAGCGGAGTCACTCAGGAGAGGAAGAGCGGGGGCCTGGAGCTGGAAGGGGACCGAGCGAAGGGCCGGtatcacagaagaggaaacaaaagagaaacaaaagaggcCGGAGGGAGCAAGCAGGCTCTGGCAGTTTACCGCCCACGCTCCGTGCCTGAGGAGGGGGCACAGACCTGGGAGCTCGGGCGGCGATCGCTAGCTGCACTGGCCACTTGAACAGAGTAAACCAGCGAACACAAAACTGCCATCGCCAGCCAGCAGCACTTGCTGCAGCGGCCCCGGTCCAGGCAGCTGGGGCAGAGCTTGCTGGGACTAGAACCCGcgccctcccaccctcctcctagGCTGGGAAAGACTCCAGCTCTGCCGCCTCATCCGTCACAAGGAGAGTGCGGAGAGAACAGGCAGATGGCAAATCAGACAGAAGCTCCAATCAGGTGTCGTTTGTGGTCACCCTGGGGAAAAGGGATGGCAGATGACCGCCTGTGCTTTCTTCGTAAAATAAGCTTGGGGAAGGGCTGGCCGCAAAGCAGACATATGTTGGGGTGAGGATTTTTCCCAGCACCTGTTTTTCTAAGAATCTCTTGAGAGCGTCCACTCAGATGGCCCTAACCATCTCCCCAGCCTGACATTCTGACTTCTGCAGTTCCTACGTATTTGTATGTTGAGCAATCTTTTTTTGGAAAGATATCCGAAAGTCCTAAAACGGACCCGTGCGTATATAACAATAATCTCTCAGCACGCTATTTtccagaaaggcagagagaatcccgTGGGGTTCAGCTAGCAGTCGACAGCGTAGACAGAACCGTGGCAGAGCCTGACAGCGGGGCGATCAGAGCCACACTCCTGCAGCAGGGGGTCAGGCCTCCACTGCCCCAGCCACCAACCCCCGGGCGAAGCCTCTCGGCTCAGCCCTGCATAAAGGCTCTGTCCCTAACACGAACCATCTGAAGGCCTCAGAGGCCACAAAGAGCAAAGTGTTCACTTTACTCTGGGGACGTAGGAGCCACCTCAGCTGGCCCGGCgtgcccagccccaggccagcaCTCCTCATGCCCTTGTTTGAATTCTTAAAAATGccattctctcttttaaaaacagcatatgtttttcttctttgctgttaTAACATCATATGCACTTTTTCAACTGTCCCTACTCCCATCCCTGACCAGGAGAGTAACTGTTCAGTACCATGATGCTTCTTAAAGGGTTCCAATGGGGCACCCACCACCCCCCCTACCCCGCGTCACCTCCAAGGCTGCCTCCGCTAGGGGCGAGGGTGACGGCAGTGGCCTGCCCTCCTGCCATGCCCGTGTGTGACTGGCGGGAGTTAACGGCTTGCTGTTAATGGTTCTACAGGCATGGAGGTGATGTggactggggaggggtggggaccgctgaggggagaggcggggggcaCAGATGGGCTTCCACCCCGCCCATCACTCTGTGCACCAGCTCCTGCCCCGCTCACCATCGTGCAGGCTGGAGACACCCAGGGCCTGCGCAGTGTGCAGGGTGAGGCGGTTCTGGGCGTCCTGGATGTAGGCCATGACCGGCATCGGGTAGAAGTTGGCCTGCAGGGGTAGCTTCTTCAGATAGCGCCGGGGCTGCACCTGGGAGGGGAAGGCCAGCAGGTCACAGGCATCCGGGCACCATGTGGGACCAACGGGTCCCCAGTCTGAAGGAGTCCCTGATCACTCTCGTCTCtgattcctcctcctccctcagggcAGACCGCTCCCAGTGCCTGCTGCGTGTGCTCTCCGGGGCCCCGAAAATCACCTGAAAGCCATTGAGGTCCGTGAAGAAGGCACCCTGGCTGTCAATGTCTGTGTGGATGCGCAGGGCCAGCTCCTTGTTGACGTAGTCCCGGATGTCCACCAGGGACGACATGTCCAGAGACAGCCCCTCCACCCCTGGGCACAAAGACAAAGGGCGAGCATGGAGAGGCCAGAGAGACTGGGCAGGGAGAGGCTGTGCCCAGACCCCCGGCGACGCCCCGCATTTCTGGAGGACCTTCTCTCTCAGAGAATTACCGTGACCCCATTGCAAACGATACCTCTGTTGGGAACAGACGCATGAGCCGTGAGCAAAAGGAAGAGCAGTGCACACCCCTGCAGCCCCCGCCTCCCCTCGGACCTTCCGAGCGGCAGGGCTCACCTGGCAGGTTATAGAGCCGGACCACCTGGCGAACGTGCTCGTAGTACGCAACCACCTCTGAGAAGAAAGGGCCTTCGGTGACACGCAGCACGGGGGGGTCCCTGGGGACGTAGGGCTGGGGAAAGAGCAGGCGGCAGCTGAAGCCGCAGCACGGAAGGCAAAGCCTGGGGGCACCGGCCCGGCCTCGGCGGAAGTACTTCTGCCGGCAGGCCTCCGCCCGAGACCCCTGGCTGGGCCGGCCCAAGCCCCCGCGGCCGTTCCTCGGCCACCCCGCCTCCCGGAGGCGGCCCCCTCGAGGGCCCTGGCAGCAGGCACCGTCCTGGAGGAAGGCCCGTGCCCCTCCGCCTCACCGCCTCGGGTCACGTGGCTCCTCGTGCCCTCCGCTGGCGGGGCCTCCCGAGGCCTGCGGGGGTTCTGAGGAGTCTTTAGGGTACCTGGGCCTCCCCGTCAGGCAGGAAGAGGTAGGCTCCGCTCTTGTCTTTGGACGTGCGGGTGCCATAGACGAGGAACTCCACGTCCACCCGCCGCTCCTGCTCCTCGTCCACCCTTCGGATGCTCTGCCAAGAAACACAGCCCTGACCCCTGGCCCCACACCAGCATGTCAGGCCTGCCCCCTGGGAGGGCACGGACGAACTTCCCCAAGGAGCCAGCCCAGCTTCCCCGTGCCGTCAGCCCGGAGCCAAGACGGCCCGCTCCGAGGCCCGCCGTCAGTCGGGTGTTGGCTCAGCACCGCCCCACCGCCACGCACACCCTCCTCGGCTCCCCGCCCTGGCCCTTTACCTTGAGGAGCCCGgtaaggcctgagaaccagacCTGCATGTAGCGGTTGCTGAGGGCGAAGTCACCGGTGCCAGAGTCAATGACACGTAGAGGGAAGGCGTCCTGTCTGCTGACGGACAGCTGCCGGCCGTGCAGGTAGATGCGCACAGAGGAGGGCAGGGTGCGGTGCCCGTCCAGGCCCAGCTGCAGCTGCAGCACGCCGAGGCCAAGGGCCGGCAGGCGGATGGGCACAGACACCTGCTGGCACAGGAAGGGTGAGGAAGCGCGGCCCACGGCACGGGCACCGGTTCTGGATGCAGGCCCGGGATTCTAGTCCTGGGGCTTTCTTACTAACTGATAAAGTCTGAGCAGATCCCTGTACCTGCTGgggcctctgtcccctcctctgaaGGTGGAAGTGACATTACTTGCTTCGGGTCAGACTTTTAGGAGTCTCAAATGCTATTTGAGAAACTAGGAAATGGCAATCGCACATTAACTCTCCACAAACACTTGATGAACGAAGGAATAACACGACACCCTGGCCCCCATTCTCACTATTATCATAGTTTATCAAACTTCACCTGCCTTTCGAGGACAGACCCAAATGCCAACAGTGCTTGTCCTCTGGGCAACCCCTCTCCCCAAGACGGCTGTCCCCAACCTGGGGCGTAAGCAGGAGGGCGGGAGGCGGGTGTCACAAGGCAGAGGGAGGCCCCGGGGAGAGGCCGAGGATGAGCACGGAGGGCTGGGGCCCACCTCCCGGGCCCCCACCTTACCTGGTAGACATCAGGGACCACGTCAGTGGCAGAGCTCCAGTGTGCGCTGATCTGCACGGCCAGGGGCTGACCCTCCTCAGAAAGGACACGCACCCGGGGCGAGCTGACCAGCAGGGACACCACACTGAACCGCTCCTGTTCCAGCGGGTTGAACAGCACCACGTACCTGCAGGCAGAGGCAGGCTCACCCAGGCAGGCTTTTCCTGGGCAACGGAGGCAGAAACAGAGGCCAAGAGTATCTGGGCAGGCGAGGGGGCGAGACGGTGTCGGGAGCCAGAGCGGCTTCGCCTCTGTGCCTGGCCCGGTCTGGCTCACCTGGGCGAGGAATCCAGTTGGATTACTGTGCGCTCCGGCAGGGCATCGTGATTTAAGCGGGTGTCATCCTGGAGTtaagggggtgggaagggaagaaCTGTCACGGGCCTTGGCCTGGCTCGGAGTCTTGCCTCCTCCCCTACCTGTCCCGGATGTGGACCACCAGCTTCCCTGGGCACAGATCCTTCACcccagggcagggaaggaaaagaagagcgACACCCTCACACCACTGCTCTTGGATGGGACCGCACACGCCCGAGGGCGCCCAGAGCAGATGGAGGAGGGGGCTCACCATTTGGAGGAAGGGAGCCTCAGGGTCAAAGCGGTAAGCCTCCTTGTCCCCCAGCACCAGATAGTGTGCCGCGTTGATGATAACCTGCTTCAGGCTGACGAGGGAGCGCAGGAGCCTGCGGGGgacagggggtgggagagggaccATGGAGAAGATGGCCACAGACTGTGCACCTCACCGGCAGGCCTGCCCCCTGACCGCCAGCATGGCCTTTCTTTGGGACAGCGGGCAAGGGTGTGGAGCCGAcggggagcaggagagggcccCCACCTGACGCCATAGTCTGCCACGACCGCCTCCTTCGCAGTGCCGGTGATGGCATCGTGGTGCTGGAAGAGGCCCAGGGTGCGCCGAGCTTCCGTCAGAAGGGCGAAGTTGGAGAGCGGGTACTGGCTAGCCAGTCCAGAGCGGCGCGCGTGAGCTACAGCCAGGCTGTACAGGATCTCCGCGCCCCTGCCCAGAGACAGAGGTCAGCCTCCTGCCCACACAACTCCCAGGCCCGCCCTCGCTCAGCAAGCCCCATTCCCTCCTTTCCACCACATCTCTGCCTGCCTTGGTCTCCAAGCCTTTCTAGGGCCTTCTGAGCCAATCCAGCCCTTCCTTAAATCCCACAGCCGATTCTACTCCTTCCAGCCAGGAAGGCGGAAGGTGGGAGTCTCACCGCAGGTGGGCTTCCAGGACCCGGTCCAAGCTCTTGTAGAAGGGCCGGGAAGTGTAATAGCCTGTCCAGTAATGGTCCTCTCGGTCGGCATAGGAGAAGAAATCCCCGCTCAGCACGGGAAACCCTGGGGGCCGTGCTCCCGGCTCTACCCCTGTCCTCTTGTACAGAGCGTCAAAATAGTCAGAGAGGGTGCCAAACTGGGCCTGTAGGGACCCCAAAAACCCGCTTCCATCAGTTCCGGAGTCTTCTGGGACCTgtcaaccccccctcccccgccaccatGCTGCAGCCCAGTGCCAGGGGCAAGGATTCTGCTTACGCGCCCCACCTGCAATCACTATATCCCACTCTTTCCCACCGCACGCCAAGCCCGGGGGGCCGGCAAGGAATTCTCACACCAAAGGGAGACCCTGCCCAAGAGTCGGGAACGGGGAGCACAGCGCCTTCGGGAAGGGCCAGGCTGCAGCACCGtgggcctcccccctccccagctcagcgtcccccctcccgcctccccacaCCTGCACGTGGAGGTCAGGTTTGCTGTTGAGAAAGTCAAAGAGCCGCTGGTAGTTGAAGAACTGGGCGTCCCACTCCTGGGGCTTGTCGTATCGGAAGTCATCCCCCAGCGGCACCAGGAGAACGTTGCTTCGGAACAGGCGGGACTTCTTCCGGTACTGGTCCAGGAGCAGCGCTGCCCTGCGGGCGGAAGGGCGCGGGCCCGACACAGAGGCTCGGTGCAGAGGAAGGGAGCGGGGAGGGCCCAGGTCTTCCTATGCTCGGCTGCAGTTCCCGGACTCCAGGCCGACACCATGCACGACAGCACACCCCTGCCCCGGGGTCCTTCACACACACCACAGACGTGCCGCAT
Proteins encoded in this window:
- the MAN2A2 gene encoding alpha-mannosidase 2x isoform X1, with the protein product MKLKKQVTVCGAAIFCVAVFSLYLMLDRVQHDPTRHQNGGNFPRSQISVLQNRIEQLEQLLEENHEIISHIKDSVLELTANAEGPPAMVPYYTANGSWVVPPEPRPSFFSVSPQDCQFALGGRGQKPELQMLTISEELPFDNVDGGVWKQGFDISYSPHDWDAEDLQVFVVPHSHNDPGWIKTFDKYYTEQTQHILNSMVSKLQEDPRRRFLWAEVSFFAKWWDNINAQKKAAVRRLVGNGQLEIVTGGWVMPDEANSHYFALIDQLIEGHQWLEKNLGATPRSGWAVDPFGHSPTIPYLLRRANLTSMLIQRVHYAIKKHFASTHSLEFMWRQNWDSDSSTDLFCHMMPFYSYDVPHTCGPDPKICCQFDFKRLPGGRINCPWKVPPRAITEANVAERAALLLDQYRKKSRLFRSNVLLVPLGDDFRYDKPQEWDAQFFNYQRLFDFLNSKPDLHVQAQFGTLSDYFDALYKRTGVEPGARPPGFPVLSGDFFSYADREDHYWTGYYTSRPFYKSLDRVLEAHLRGAEILYSLAVAHARRSGLASQYPLSNFALLTEARRTLGLFQHHDAITGTAKEAVVADYGVRLLRSLVSLKQVIINAAHYLVLGDKEAYRFDPEAPFLQMDDTRLNHDALPERTVIQLDSSPRYVVLFNPLEQERFSVVSLLVSSPRVRVLSEEGQPLAVQISAHWSSATDVVPDVYQVSVPIRLPALGLGVLQLQLGLDGHRTLPSSVRIYLHGRQLSVSRQDAFPLRVIDSGTGDFALSNRYMQVWFSGLTGLLKSIRRVDEEQERRVDVEFLVYGTRTSKDKSGAYLFLPDGEAQPYVPRDPPVLRVTEGPFFSEVVAYYEHVRQVVRLYNLPGVEGLSLDMSSLVDIRDYVNKELALRIHTDIDSQGAFFTDLNGFQVQPRRYLKKLPLQANFYPMPVMAYIQDAQNRLTLHTAQALGVSSLHDGQLEVILDRRLMQDDNRGLGQGLKDNKRTCNHFRLLLERRTLGSEPGFFSKLAAMFRGLIFHSSRSDNREVQDGHTTSYPSLLSHLTSTYLNTPVLALPVAKRQLPGPGLRSFHPLASSLPCDFHLLNLRTLQAEDDALPSAETALILHRKGFDCGLEAKNLGFNCTTSQGKVALGSLFHGLDVGFLQPTSLTLLYPLASPSNSTDIYLEPMEIATFRLRLG
- the MAN2A2 gene encoding alpha-mannosidase 2x isoform X2; translation: MKLKKQVTVCGAAIFCVAVFSLYLMLDRVQHDPTRHQNGGNFPRSQISVLQNRIEQLEQLLEENHEIISHIKDSVLELTANAEGPPAMVPYYTANGSWVVPPEPRPSFFSVSPQDCQFALGGRGQKPELQMLTISEELPFDNVDGGVWKQGFDISYSPHDWDAEDLQVFVVPHSHNDPGWIKTFDKYYTEQTQHILNSMVSKLQEDPRRRFLWAEVSFFAKWWDNINAQKKAAVRRLVGNGQLEIVTGGWVMPDEANSHYFALIDQLIEGHQWLEKNLGATPRSGWAVDPFGHSPTIPYLLRRANLTSMLIQRVHYAIKKHFASTHSLEFMWRQNWDSDSSTDLFCHMMPFYSYDVPHTCGPDPKICCQFDFKRLPGGRINCPWKVPPRAITEANVAERAALLLDQYRKKSRLFRSNVLLVPLGDDFRYDKPQEWDAQFFNYQRLFDFLNSKPDLHVQAQFGTLSDYFDALYKRTGVEPGARPPGFPVLSGDFFSYADREDHYWTGYYTSRPFYKSLDRVLEAHLRGAEILYSLAVAHARRSGLASQYPLSNFALLTEARRTLGLFQHHDAITGTAKEAVVADYGVRLLRSLVSLKQVIINAAHYLVLGDKEAYRFDPEAPFLQMDDTRLNHDALPERTVIQLDSSPRYVVLFNPLEQERFSVVSLLVSSPRVRVLSEEGQPLAVQISAHWSSATDVVPDVYQVSVPIRLPALGLGVLQLQLGLDGHRTLPSSVRIYLHGRQLSVSRQDAFPLRVIDSGTGDFALSNRYMQVWFSGLTGLLKSIRRVDEEQERRVDVEFLVYGTRTSKDKSGAYLFLPDGEAQPYVPRDPPVLRVTEGPFFSEVVAYYEHVRQVVRLYNLPGVEGLSLDMSSLVDIRDYVNKELALRIHTDIDSQGAFFTDLNGFQVQPRRYLKKLPLQANFYPMPVMAYIQDAQNRLTLHTAQALGVSSLHDGQLEVILDRRLMQDDNRGLGQGLKDNKRTCNHFRLLLERRTLGSEVQDGHTTSYPSLLSHLTSTYLNTPVLALPVAKRQLPGPGLRSFHPLASSLPCDFHLLNLRTLQAEDDALPSAETALILHRKGFDCGLEAKNLGFNCTTSQGKVALGSLFHGLDVGFLQPTSLTLLYPLASPSNSTDIYLEPMEIATFRLRLG